A region from the Rufibacter sp. DG15C genome encodes:
- the rluF gene encoding 23S rRNA pseudouridine(2604) synthase RluF, giving the protein MSKDEQVRLNKYISDSGFCSRREADRYIEEGRVTINDRIPKMGASVKPGDVVAVDGETIKSKKPSDRPIVLAFNKPAGVTSTTDPKDKTNIIDFIGYPKRIFPIGRLDNPTEGLIFLTNDGDLVNKILRADNNHDKEYLVTVDKPVTDEFIAKMSNGVRLFEGVTKKCFVQKRGIKSFTIVLTQGWNRQVRRMCEALEYKATSLKRTRIMNVKLADLPTGHWRHLSPDEMKGLLEAVSDSSKTEEASAKTRTTAKQAAEEAENDFSDLREEEEFGVKVHYAKPQQSLPASEHKRTLPGEVKREYFERKAKYPAKKTGTGKPKAEASGRPKPASTRGPKSAAPTKLGARPAASPNPKSAANRKPKASGPAKRTAGTRGGKRSK; this is encoded by the coding sequence ATGTCAAAAGACGAACAAGTACGCTTAAATAAATACATCAGTGACTCTGGCTTCTGCTCTAGAAGAGAGGCCGACCGCTACATTGAAGAAGGCCGCGTGACCATCAATGACCGCATCCCCAAAATGGGCGCGTCAGTAAAACCCGGCGACGTAGTGGCTGTGGACGGCGAAACCATCAAGTCCAAAAAACCGTCGGACCGTCCCATTGTGTTGGCCTTTAACAAGCCGGCCGGGGTGACCTCCACCACAGACCCGAAGGATAAAACCAACATCATTGACTTCATTGGCTATCCCAAACGCATCTTCCCCATCGGGCGTTTGGACAACCCTACTGAGGGGTTGATTTTCCTGACCAATGACGGGGATTTGGTGAATAAGATTCTGCGCGCGGACAACAACCATGACAAGGAGTACTTGGTGACGGTAGACAAGCCCGTAACCGATGAGTTCATTGCCAAGATGAGCAACGGCGTGCGTTTGTTTGAAGGCGTGACCAAGAAATGCTTCGTGCAGAAACGCGGGATTAAGAGCTTTACCATTGTGCTCACGCAAGGCTGGAACCGCCAGGTGCGCCGTATGTGCGAAGCCCTTGAATATAAAGCCACCAGCTTGAAGCGGACGCGCATCATGAACGTAAAACTGGCTGATTTACCTACTGGTCACTGGCGTCATTTGTCTCCAGACGAGATGAAAGGCCTACTGGAAGCAGTATCAGATTCTTCCAAAACTGAGGAGGCTTCGGCCAAGACCAGAACCACCGCCAAACAGGCCGCCGAGGAAGCCGAGAACGACTTCTCTGACCTGCGCGAAGAGGAAGAGTTTGGTGTGAAGGTTCACTACGCTAAACCTCAGCAGTCGCTTCCGGCCTCTGAGCACAAGCGCACCCTGCCCGGCGAAGTGAAACGCGAATACTTTGAGCGCAAGGCCAAGTACCCGGCCAAGAAAACCGGCACCGGCAAACCAAAAGCGGAAGCCAGCGGCAGACCAAAGCCCGCTTCTACCAGAGGACCCAAAAGCGCGGCGCCTACCAAATTAGGAGCCAGACCAGCGGCCAGCCCCAACCCGAAATCGGCGGCCAATCGTAAGCCCAAAGCCAGCGGCCCGGCCAAACGCACCGCGGGCACCAGAGGCGGCAAACGCAGTAAATAG
- a CDS encoding VF530 family DNA-binding protein — METQKNNPLHGKTLETILAQLVEHYGWEKLGERIRINCFVSDPSIQSSLKFLRKTPWARTKVEYLYVKTFGGK; from the coding sequence GTGGAAACACAGAAGAACAATCCCCTTCACGGAAAAACCCTGGAAACCATTCTAGCCCAGTTAGTGGAACACTACGGTTGGGAGAAGTTGGGCGAACGCATCAGGATTAACTGCTTTGTCAGTGACCCCAGCATTCAATCCAGCCTCAAGTTTCTCCGAAAGACGCCCTGGGCTCGTACAAAGGTGGAATACCTGTACGTAAAAACCTTCGGCGGCAAGTAA
- a CDS encoding Cof-type HAD-IIB family hydrolase, which yields MILKAFCTDIDGTLLNKDRELSPKTIATLQRLPKDFPVILASSRMPSAMYHLQKELGVHPSSLICYNGGYVLHFAEGSGTPEVLETVMIPVAICQPILEMTQGTQVHMSLYQEDFWYAPQMDQWTEREEKITKAKAILQHPAQVLESWQQANTGAHKIMLMGPEAEIHALEQALNGQFGEEIHIYRSKDTYLELAPKAISKASGLELILQKHGIQLSEVIAFGDNYNDIHMLQEVGLGIAVANARDEVKAVAKEVTLKSIEDGVAVAVEKYCL from the coding sequence ATGATTTTAAAAGCCTTCTGCACAGACATTGACGGTACCCTCTTGAACAAAGACCGGGAACTGTCACCAAAAACCATTGCAACTCTACAGCGCCTGCCCAAAGATTTCCCGGTGATTCTGGCGTCTAGCCGCATGCCCAGCGCCATGTACCACCTGCAGAAGGAATTGGGCGTGCATCCTTCGTCGCTCATCTGCTACAACGGCGGGTATGTCTTGCATTTTGCCGAAGGCTCAGGAACGCCCGAAGTCCTGGAGACGGTGATGATACCGGTAGCTATCTGTCAGCCTATTCTGGAGATGACGCAGGGCACGCAGGTACACATGAGCTTGTACCAGGAGGATTTCTGGTACGCCCCGCAAATGGACCAATGGACCGAGCGCGAAGAGAAAATCACCAAAGCCAAGGCCATCCTGCAACACCCTGCCCAGGTCCTAGAAAGCTGGCAACAGGCCAACACCGGCGCGCACAAAATCATGCTTATGGGCCCTGAGGCCGAAATCCATGCCTTAGAGCAAGCCTTGAATGGGCAGTTTGGCGAGGAGATTCACATCTACCGTTCCAAAGACACGTACCTTGAGCTGGCGCCCAAAGCTATTTCCAAAGCATCGGGTCTAGAGTTAATCTTGCAGAAACATGGCATCCAGCTGTCTGAAGTGATTGCCTTCGGGGACAATTACAATGACATTCACATGCTGCAGGAAGTGGGTCTGGGCATAGCCGTGGCCAACGCCCGCGACGAAGTGAAAGCAGTGGCTAAGGAAGTCACTTTGAAAAGCATAGAAGACGGCGTGGCCGTGGCCGTAGAGAAATACTGCCTGTAA
- a CDS encoding M1 family aminopeptidase, translating to MKHKYIKTLSNGLLLLTAVASLSCSSSKMGPGSPAVAVETGVSKKLAEHRRAILQNLAYSLHLNIPAQKQAPIQASEKISFVLKDNDQPLQLDFKEKSDHLKSLRINGKPVAVSLAKEHIVLPAKALKVGANVVEIDFIAGDLSLNRNEEYLYTLLVPDRARTVFPCFDQPDLKATFELTLTLPKEWKALANGALLDSTVTANDKTYRFQKSDTISTYLFSFAAGKFQHVSQAVKGHTMHFLHRETDQKKLKLSLEPIFQIHGDALAFMEDYTQIKYPFQKFDFVAIPDFQYGGMEHVGAIQYKASTLLLDEGATQDQKISRSSLISHETAHMWFGDLVTMEWFNDVWMKEVFANFMADKITQVAVANSNYDLKFLTDHFPAAYGIDRTAGANPIRQNLDNLQDAGSMYGNIIYHKAPIMMRQLERLMGEEPFKQGLRKYLKTYANGNATWPELIQILDALTPQDLQAWNQVWVNEPGRPVFDYDLKTANGTIIELRISQKGEDGSARVWPQFFEVALVYPNRVEQLTVNANQAQVTVPSAVGKAVPLYVLFNSTGQGYGVFPVDAKLLGSMYSLKSPVERASAYINLYENMLNGRSVTPRQLLDTYRKGLAQEPEELNLKLMTGQLSDIYWRLLSAAERNKLAPDLEKELVQAVQKQVKPNFKKLLFKTYQSIALTKEAQQQLYQIWKEEQAPEGAKLTEDDYTSLALALAVRDYPNSAEILQQQMSRIPNPDRKQRMQFLLPALSGDVKVRDAFFASLKNPENREKESWVLSALGYLHHPLRTATSEKYLAESLNMLTEIQQTGDIFFPYSWLSATFGSYGTTSAANTVRSFLAQNPDYNSKLKAKILQAADGLFRAEKLLKESR from the coding sequence ATGAAACATAAATATATCAAAACCCTTTCAAACGGTCTGTTACTTCTCACCGCGGTGGCCTCCCTTTCTTGCAGTTCATCCAAAATGGGCCCAGGTTCTCCGGCAGTCGCGGTAGAGACCGGCGTCTCTAAAAAGCTAGCCGAACACCGGCGCGCCATCCTGCAAAACCTGGCCTACAGCCTGCACCTCAACATTCCGGCGCAGAAGCAAGCGCCCATCCAAGCCAGTGAGAAAATCAGCTTTGTGCTGAAGGACAACGACCAGCCCCTACAACTGGATTTCAAGGAAAAGTCCGACCATCTCAAGAGCCTCCGGATCAACGGCAAACCGGTGGCCGTGAGCCTCGCAAAAGAGCACATTGTCCTTCCGGCCAAGGCTTTGAAAGTTGGGGCCAACGTGGTGGAGATTGATTTCATTGCCGGGGATTTGTCTTTGAACAGAAACGAAGAATACCTGTACACGCTCTTGGTGCCCGACCGCGCCCGGACTGTTTTCCCATGCTTCGACCAACCTGACTTGAAAGCCACCTTTGAACTGACCTTGACCCTGCCCAAAGAGTGGAAGGCCCTGGCCAACGGTGCTTTGCTGGACTCAACGGTCACGGCCAATGACAAGACCTATCGGTTCCAGAAGTCAGACACCATCAGCACGTACCTGTTCTCTTTTGCCGCCGGAAAATTCCAGCACGTGAGCCAAGCGGTAAAGGGCCACACCATGCACTTTCTGCACCGCGAAACCGACCAAAAGAAATTAAAATTAAGCTTGGAGCCTATCTTCCAAATTCACGGCGATGCCTTAGCCTTCATGGAAGACTACACCCAGATAAAATACCCGTTCCAGAAGTTCGATTTTGTGGCCATCCCAGACTTCCAGTACGGCGGCATGGAGCACGTGGGCGCCATCCAGTACAAAGCTTCTACCCTGTTATTGGACGAGGGCGCTACGCAGGACCAGAAGATTTCCCGTTCCAGCTTGATTTCGCATGAGACGGCGCACATGTGGTTCGGGGATTTGGTGACCATGGAGTGGTTCAATGACGTCTGGATGAAAGAGGTCTTCGCCAATTTCATGGCCGATAAAATCACGCAGGTGGCGGTGGCCAACTCCAATTATGACCTCAAGTTTTTGACCGACCATTTCCCAGCGGCCTATGGCATTGACCGGACCGCGGGCGCCAACCCCATCCGGCAGAACCTAGACAACCTGCAGGACGCGGGCTCCATGTACGGCAACATCATTTACCACAAGGCGCCCATCATGATGCGCCAACTGGAGCGCCTCATGGGCGAAGAGCCGTTCAAGCAAGGCCTTCGCAAGTACCTGAAAACCTACGCCAACGGCAACGCCACCTGGCCAGAACTCATCCAGATTCTAGACGCGCTTACTCCGCAAGATTTGCAGGCCTGGAACCAGGTGTGGGTGAACGAACCCGGTCGGCCGGTCTTTGACTATGACCTGAAGACCGCCAACGGCACCATCATAGAACTACGCATCTCGCAGAAAGGTGAAGACGGCTCGGCCCGCGTCTGGCCGCAGTTCTTTGAGGTAGCCCTGGTGTACCCTAACCGCGTGGAGCAATTGACAGTGAATGCCAACCAGGCGCAGGTGACCGTGCCCAGTGCCGTGGGCAAAGCCGTGCCTTTGTATGTGCTTTTCAATAGCACGGGGCAGGGTTATGGCGTGTTCCCGGTAGATGCCAAACTGCTGGGTTCTATGTACAGTTTGAAGAGCCCGGTTGAGAGAGCCTCGGCGTACATTAATCTGTATGAGAACATGCTCAACGGTCGGTCGGTGACGCCGCGGCAATTGCTGGATACCTATAGAAAAGGCTTAGCGCAGGAGCCCGAGGAGCTGAACCTGAAGCTGATGACTGGCCAACTAAGCGACATCTACTGGCGCTTGTTGTCTGCCGCAGAAAGAAACAAACTGGCCCCGGACCTGGAGAAAGAACTGGTCCAGGCGGTGCAGAAACAGGTCAAGCCCAACTTCAAGAAACTACTGTTTAAAACCTACCAGAGCATTGCGCTCACCAAAGAAGCGCAACAGCAGCTTTATCAAATCTGGAAAGAAGAACAAGCCCCCGAGGGCGCCAAACTCACCGAGGACGACTACACCTCTTTGGCCCTGGCCCTGGCCGTGCGCGACTACCCCAACAGCGCTGAGATTTTGCAACAGCAGATGAGCCGCATTCCTAACCCAGACCGCAAACAGCGCATGCAGTTCCTGCTTCCGGCCTTGTCTGGGGACGTAAAAGTACGCGATGCCTTCTTCGCTTCTTTGAAGAACCCAGAGAACCGTGAGAAAGAGTCTTGGGTCTTGTCGGCGCTGGGCTATCTGCATCATCCCTTGCGCACCGCCACCTCAGAGAAATACCTGGCTGAGAGTCTGAACATGCTCACCGAGATTCAACAGACCGGGGATATCTTCTTCCCCTACTCGTGGCTGTCGGCTACCTTCGGGTCTTACGGCACTACCTCCGCCGCCAATACGGTGCGTTCATTTTTAGCCCAGAATCCAGATTACAACTCAAAACTGAAAGCCAAGATTCTGCAAGCCGCCGATGGGTTGTTTAGAGCGGAGAAGTTGTTGAAGGAAAGCAGATAG
- the yjjX gene encoding inosine/xanthosine triphosphatase translates to MFDKPSLKVVVASGNPVKVSAALGGLQQMLPHATIETVSVTVPSGVADQPMTDAETLTGALNRVQNAKEAHPEADAWVGIEGGVDYLQGELATFAWVVIQTEDLVGKARSGTFFLPKAVQELVEQGMELGAANDQIFSRTNSKQKGGAIGILTHEVLDRKQLYEQAVILALVPHKNRELYLSESSNA, encoded by the coding sequence ATGTTTGATAAACCATCCTTGAAAGTAGTAGTCGCCTCTGGCAATCCAGTGAAAGTGAGCGCGGCGCTGGGCGGCTTGCAACAGATGCTCCCGCACGCCACCATTGAAACGGTTTCCGTGACGGTGCCCTCCGGCGTAGCAGACCAGCCCATGACCGATGCAGAGACGCTCACCGGCGCACTCAACCGCGTGCAGAATGCCAAAGAAGCCCACCCCGAGGCTGATGCTTGGGTAGGCATAGAGGGTGGCGTGGATTATCTGCAGGGAGAATTAGCCACTTTCGCGTGGGTGGTCATCCAAACCGAGGATTTGGTGGGCAAAGCCCGCTCCGGCACGTTCTTCTTACCCAAAGCTGTGCAGGAATTAGTAGAGCAGGGAATGGAATTAGGAGCCGCCAACGACCAGATTTTCTCGCGCACCAACTCCAAGCAGAAGGGCGGGGCCATTGGCATCTTGACTCATGAAGTGCTGGACAGAAAGCAACTCTACGAGCAGGCCGTCATCCTGGCTTTGGTGCCGCATAAGAATAGAGAGCTGTATTTATCTGAATCTTCAAATGCCTAG
- the pxpB gene encoding 5-oxoprolinase subunit PxpB, giving the protein MATTSPTDTSHIQLFPLGDSALVVQFGEGISSEIHRQVRAFAKYVEAHPFYGFVEQVPAYTSVTIYYNPWLTSLKGKVNPYETVVGLVEDMLEKGISATRNKKKTIQEIPVCYGGDFGPDLPFVTEHSGLTVEEVIALHAAPKYLVYMIGFAPGFPYLGGLNARLAAPRKSTPRPVIPAGSVGIAGQQTGVYPMQTPGGWQLIGRTPLQLFDANRETPSLLQMGEYVQFVPISQKEFHFLQAEQHGA; this is encoded by the coding sequence ATGGCTACAACTTCACCAACAGACACCTCGCACATTCAGCTTTTCCCGCTGGGGGACAGTGCGTTGGTGGTGCAGTTTGGCGAAGGAATTTCTAGTGAGATTCATAGACAGGTGCGGGCGTTTGCGAAGTACGTGGAGGCGCATCCGTTTTATGGATTTGTGGAGCAGGTGCCGGCCTACACCTCGGTGACCATCTACTACAACCCATGGCTCACCAGCCTGAAAGGGAAGGTCAACCCGTATGAAACCGTAGTGGGGTTGGTGGAAGATATGCTGGAAAAAGGAATCAGCGCTACCCGCAACAAAAAGAAAACCATCCAAGAGATTCCGGTGTGTTATGGGGGTGATTTCGGGCCGGATTTACCTTTTGTAACTGAGCACTCCGGGCTGACCGTAGAGGAAGTCATTGCCCTGCATGCGGCCCCGAAGTACCTGGTCTACATGATAGGCTTCGCGCCCGGCTTTCCGTATCTGGGCGGATTGAATGCCCGTTTGGCCGCGCCTAGAAAGTCTACGCCCAGGCCAGTGATTCCTGCTGGGTCGGTGGGGATAGCGGGCCAGCAGACGGGTGTGTACCCTATGCAGACCCCGGGCGGCTGGCAGTTGATAGGTAGAACGCCTCTTCAACTGTTTGACGCCAACAGAGAAACCCCCAGCCTCTTGCAAATGGGCGAGTACGTGCAGTTTGTGCCCATCAGCCAAAAGGAATTCCATTTTTTACAAGCGGAGCAACATGGGGCTTAA
- a CDS encoding biotin-dependent carboxyltransferase family protein, whose translation MGLKIEKPGLLTTVQDLGRKGHQKEGVIVSGAMDALALRIGNLLMGNPENTASLEMTLLGPVLSFTQDHVIAVTGANLSPKIDGEPIPLWRPILVKKGARLSFSAPKTGGRAYLCVAGGLTVEPILGSASTYLKAGFGGWHGKALAAGVELETNTVSPEMLSFWQKLEGRLADKSYAASSWTPSAEVLPGYGLNPTIRAVRGPEYDWFTPESKASFWQAPFQVTPQSDRMGFQLEGATLELQKPQELLSTAVTFGTVQVPSNGNPIVLLADHQTTGGYPRIAQVITADLSKLAQTLPGQILQFQEVSLEEAQYMYIKQERNLEKLKQTLSLTFKA comes from the coding sequence ATGGGGCTTAAGATAGAAAAGCCGGGCCTGCTGACCACAGTGCAGGACCTGGGCCGGAAAGGGCATCAGAAGGAAGGGGTGATTGTGAGCGGCGCCATGGATGCGCTGGCCCTCCGGATTGGCAATCTCTTGATGGGCAACCCGGAGAATACGGCTTCGCTGGAAATGACCTTGTTGGGGCCTGTCCTTTCATTCACGCAAGACCATGTTATTGCTGTCACCGGCGCAAACCTTTCCCCTAAAATTGACGGTGAGCCCATCCCGCTGTGGCGACCGATCTTGGTCAAGAAGGGGGCCAGGCTCTCATTTAGCGCTCCTAAAACTGGAGGCAGGGCCTACTTGTGTGTGGCCGGTGGTTTAACAGTGGAGCCCATCCTGGGAAGCGCTTCCACCTACTTGAAAGCCGGTTTCGGGGGCTGGCACGGGAAAGCGCTTGCCGCTGGCGTTGAACTGGAAACGAATACTGTTTCTCCTGAGATGCTTTCCTTCTGGCAGAAGTTAGAAGGCAGACTAGCTGATAAATCTTACGCTGCAAGTTCCTGGACGCCGTCGGCTGAGGTACTGCCGGGGTATGGACTGAACCCCACCATACGGGCGGTGCGCGGGCCGGAGTATGACTGGTTTACGCCCGAGAGCAAGGCCTCTTTTTGGCAGGCGCCCTTCCAAGTAACGCCGCAATCAGATAGAATGGGCTTCCAACTGGAAGGAGCTACGTTAGAATTGCAGAAACCACAGGAGTTACTATCTACGGCGGTGACCTTCGGGACGGTGCAGGTGCCCTCCAACGGAAACCCCATCGTGCTCCTGGCCGACCACCAGACCACGGGCGGCTACCCCAGAATTGCGCAGGTCATCACGGCTGACCTGTCCAAGTTGGCGCAAACGCTGCCAGGACAGATTCTTCAGTTCCAGGAAGTGTCTCTGGAGGAGGCGCAATACATGTACATAAAACAAGAGCGGAACCTGGAGAAGCTAAAGCAAACTTTATCCCTTACATTCAAGGCATGA
- the pxpA gene encoding 5-oxoprolinase subunit PxpA encodes MNTSLTVDVNCDLGESFGAYHLGNDEAILPFVTSANIACGFHAGDPSVMKKTVRLALANNVAIGAHPGFPDLVGFGRRELAVSPEEVYDMVVYQIGALHAFVQAQGGQLHHVKPHGALYNMAAVNAGLAQAIAEAIYHVHPQAVLYGLAGSELIKAGQKIGLQVAQEVFADRTYQADGTLTSRKQPNALITNQKEATSQVLRMVQEGKVRSQQGTDIEIQADTICLHGDGAHALEFARILHQMLTQEGITLKAMNTL; translated from the coding sequence ATGAATACTTCTTTGACGGTAGATGTAAACTGTGACCTTGGCGAGAGCTTTGGCGCCTACCACCTTGGCAACGATGAGGCCATTCTGCCCTTTGTGACGTCCGCCAACATTGCCTGCGGATTTCATGCCGGCGACCCCTCAGTGATGAAGAAAACGGTGCGTTTGGCATTGGCCAATAACGTAGCCATAGGGGCGCATCCGGGCTTTCCAGACTTGGTAGGCTTTGGCCGAAGAGAGCTGGCGGTCTCTCCTGAGGAAGTCTACGACATGGTAGTGTATCAGATAGGTGCACTTCACGCCTTTGTGCAGGCTCAGGGCGGTCAATTGCATCATGTGAAACCTCATGGCGCCTTGTACAACATGGCAGCGGTGAACGCTGGCCTTGCCCAAGCCATTGCTGAGGCTATTTACCACGTGCATCCCCAGGCGGTGTTGTATGGTTTGGCAGGGAGTGAGTTGATAAAGGCTGGTCAAAAGATTGGGTTGCAGGTAGCCCAAGAAGTTTTCGCGGACCGTACCTATCAGGCCGATGGTACCTTGACGTCGCGTAAACAACCTAATGCGTTAATCACCAATCAGAAGGAAGCGACGTCGCAGGTCTTGCGCATGGTCCAGGAGGGAAAGGTTCGCTCCCAACAAGGGACAGATATTGAGATTCAGGCAGATACCATTTGCCTGCACGGCGATGGGGCGCATGCCCTGGAATTCGCGCGCATCCTGCACCAAATGCTTACCCAGGAAGGCATCACGCTCAAAGCCATGAATACCTTATGA
- a CDS encoding NRAMP family divalent metal transporter, translating to MKSTKNWSVLLGAAFLMATSAVGPGFLTQTTVFTQKLGASFGFVILVSIVLDIVVQLNVWRVIAVSEKRAQEIANLVLPGLGVFISILIVLGGFAFNIGNVGGAGLGFQVLLGLAPETGAIVAALMSIVIFLVREAGKMMDRFAQVMGLLMILLIIYVAAVSAPPLGEAAVKTVLPDQLDLMAIITLVGGTVGGYITFAGGHRLLDAGVRGEAALPSVNASAVSGIGIASVIRVFLFLATLGVVSKGLLLDEANPPASVFQLAAGAVGYKLFGLVMLAAAVTSIVGSAYTSVSFLKSFHPRIAQNEKWFIIGFIAISTIIFVLIGKPVHLLILAGSLNGLILPITLATILVAAYKTKIIGSYRHPVWLAVFGAIAVLMMAYMGGYTLVQQLPQLFE from the coding sequence ATGAAATCAACTAAAAACTGGAGTGTCCTGCTAGGGGCGGCATTCCTAATGGCTACCTCGGCGGTAGGTCCGGGCTTCCTGACGCAGACCACGGTGTTTACCCAGAAGCTGGGCGCTAGTTTCGGGTTTGTGATTCTGGTGTCCATTGTATTGGACATTGTGGTGCAGCTGAATGTCTGGCGCGTGATTGCCGTCTCAGAGAAGCGCGCGCAGGAAATTGCCAACCTTGTTTTACCAGGCTTGGGGGTGTTCATCTCTATCCTGATTGTCCTGGGTGGGTTCGCCTTTAACATCGGCAACGTGGGTGGGGCAGGGCTGGGCTTTCAGGTACTGCTAGGCCTTGCTCCAGAGACAGGGGCTATTGTTGCCGCGCTTATGTCCATTGTCATTTTCCTGGTGCGCGAAGCCGGCAAGATGATGGACCGGTTTGCTCAGGTCATGGGCTTGCTCATGATTCTGCTTATCATTTACGTGGCCGCGGTTTCTGCGCCGCCGCTAGGTGAGGCCGCGGTTAAAACCGTTCTACCAGACCAGTTGGACCTCATGGCCATCATTACCTTGGTGGGCGGCACGGTGGGCGGCTACATCACCTTCGCGGGCGGTCACCGCTTGCTGGATGCCGGTGTGCGCGGTGAGGCCGCTTTGCCCAGCGTCAATGCCAGCGCCGTGTCCGGGATTGGCATTGCGTCTGTCATTAGAGTGTTCCTGTTTTTGGCCACCTTGGGGGTAGTGAGCAAAGGGTTGTTGCTGGATGAGGCCAACCCCCCGGCGTCTGTCTTTCAATTGGCCGCCGGGGCGGTGGGGTACAAGCTGTTCGGGTTGGTGATGCTGGCGGCGGCGGTCACCTCCATTGTGGGGTCTGCCTATACCTCGGTTTCCTTCCTGAAGTCGTTCCATCCCCGCATCGCCCAGAATGAGAAGTGGTTCATCATCGGGTTCATTGCCATTTCCACCATCATCTTTGTATTGATTGGCAAGCCCGTGCATCTGTTGATTCTGGCCGGCTCGCTTAATGGATTGATTCTGCCTATCACCTTGGCTACCATTCTAGTGGCTGCTTACAAAACCAAAATTATAGGTTCGTATAGACACCCGGTGTGGTTGGCTGTCTTCGGCGCGATAGCCGTGTTGATGATGGCCTATATGGGTGGGTATACCTTGGTCCAGCAGTTGCCGCAGTTGTTTGAGTAG